The Verrucomicrobiia bacterium region TTTTGTATTGTGTTTAGATAATAACTCCAGAACCTTGTCCACCTGTCGGACAAGCGAAGGGTTGCTCGGAAATTGACAGTCGATGTTGGCTTCCTCCCAGCTTTCGACATCTATGGAAAGAACGAAGGATGGTTTCTGGAGTATGAGCGGTTGGGTATCAAAAGAAAGTTTGGCCACGGCAAGGAATTTATAACAAACCTACCGGCCCGGCTTGACCGTTTTTTTCCTTTTAACTTACTAAGCTGCTGGCATGATTGCGGTCGGTTTGTGGAAAAGCTTCCCCGCCAGCCAAGCCAGAAATCCCACCACCAGACCGTACAGCAAGCCGACGAAGGGCCCGGCGATTAAAACAAAAAAGCGCGGGTCCAGCCCGCCCGGAACCGGGCCGAATCCTTGGGCGACTTTTGGATTATTGGTCAAATAGGTGGCAAAGAAAGCGGACTGGACGATGGAGTTGAATACACCGTCGAAAAGTCCAACCAAAAGCCCGGTTAAAAATAATTTTCCGGGAACAACCTTGGCGATTATTACGGCACAGATAACCGCTATCACCAGCCAAAGCAGCCTTTCAATCCTCCCGGTGTAGCCAAAAAGCGAAAGAACACCCATCAAAACCCCAAACCCTGCCAGACCAAATATGAGCTTCCAATTCATATCATCTCCCTCCTCTGTGAACTACTTCTTCCGTTTAAGCCGGTTCTCCGTATAGGTTTCAAATTCCTTTCCCGGCGCCGCCAAGGAAAAGGTTTCCACAAATTCGCTGTCGCTCAAAATCCGATAGCTCTCCCTGGCCCGCCAGCCAGATGGAATGTTCTCAATACTTTCGGTAACGAAGGTGATAGTCCTGCTGTCCGGCGCGATGCTGTCCAGCAGGTATTGGTTGACAAACCCCTCCTTGTGAAACTGCCGCAAAACGAACTTCTTGCGACCGGAATCGTAGCTGAACAGCCCCAAATCCTCGTGCACTTCCCCTTTTGCGTTTTTCTCCTGCGGCTCGTACGTGGATTTGCTCTCCGCTTTCAGGAATTTTCCGCCTAAAACGAAGCGATACTCCCGCGCCACCTTGGAATCCCCCGGCTCGCCGCTGCCGGCACCCTCCCAGCGGCCAACAAAGAATTTGAACGGCGCCCAAACGTCCTCCTTCTTTTCGGCCTGGGCAAAAATCAAGACCGGAAGAAAAACAAAAAGTGCGATTAACTTGCGCAAAAAGCCCTCCCTTCCAAAAGAACCGAACCTTCGGTCCCGGTTAACTTTCCTTTTCCCGCTCAAACAGACAGGCAATCCCCTGTCCGCCGCCGATGCAGAGCGAGGCGATGCCGTAGCGGGACTTGCGCCGTTTCATTTCCATAAGCAGGGCAAGCGAAAGCCGCGCCCCGGAAGCCGCCAAAGGATGGCCGAGGGCCACCGCCCCGCCGTTGACGTTCGTCCGTTCGCGCGGAAGCTCCAGTTCCTTTTCCACCGCCAGATACTGCGCCGCAAACGCCTCGTTGATTTCGAACAAATCGATTTCATCCATCCCGACGCGCGCTTTCTTCAAAAGGGAGCGGATGGCATCCGCCGGCCCGATCCCCATAATGTCCGGGTCCACGCCCACGGCGCTCCAAGCGATAACCTTCCCCAAATATGGCAGATCAAGTTCTTTGGCTTTTGCTTTGGAAGTCAAAACCAAAGCCCCCGCCCCGTCGTTGATGCCGGAGGCGTTACCAGCGGTAACAACTCCATCTTTTTTGAACACCGCCCGCAACTTAGCGAGCCCTTCCATAGTTGTATCGGGCCGGATATGCTCGTCATTTTCAATCAACAGAGTCTCCCCCTTGCGCCCTTTTACCTCCACCGGCACGATTTCCTCGGAAAGCAAACATTTCTTCTGCGCCGCTGCCGCTCGCGTTTGCGAGATAAAAGCGAACTCGTCACACGCTTCGCGCGAAATTTTGTAGCGTTCGGCCAGATTTTCCGCCGTGTTCGCCATCCCCAAGTTGTTGTAGGAATCGACCAATGCCACCCAGAGCGAATCCTCCATCTGCGCCTTGCCCAATTCGAGTCCCCAGCGGGCGCCCCGGATGACGTGCGGCGCCTGGCTCATGCTTTCGCCGCCGCCGACCAGAACGAACTCCGCCTCACCCGTTCGGATGAGCCGCGTGCCGCAAACGAGCGCCTCCAAGCCGGAGCCGCACAGCCGGTTGACGGTCAAAGCCGGTACCGCCTGCGGCAGGCCGCATTTCAGCCCGATGTGCCGGGCAAAATAGATGGCGTCGCCGGAGGTCTGCATCACGTTGCCGAAAACCACCTGGTCAATCCATTCCGGCTTGACGCCGGAGCGTTTGATTGCCTCGGATGCCGCCTTCACCGAAAGCTCCGTGGCGGAAAGATTCTTCAAGCTCCCGCAAAATTCTCCGAACGGCGTTCTTGCTCCGTTTAAAACCACTACCTCATCGGCCATATTTACCTCCGCTTTCCCCTAACCGAATGCATGGTTCAAAGCCGTCTTTCCCGGAGCAGAAGCTCCGGAGCAACCTGAAACAAACCTATGCGTATTTTTTCACAATATGAATCACCCGCCGTTCGGCATCCAAGGCCGCCTCCAGCACCGCCTCCGGCATCGTCGGGTGAACATGGATGGTGGCGGCGATATCCTCCGCCGTGGCGTTCATTTCCATCGCCAAAGCCAGCTCGGCAATCCAGTCCCCGGCGTGCGAACCAATGATGTGCGCGCCGACGACCTCACCCGAGTCGGAATCGGCTAAAATTTTGACAAACCCATCCGTTTTGGAAACCCCAATTGCCTTTCCCAAAGCGCGGAAGGGAAACTTCCCAATGCGAAGTTGAATTCCATCCGCCGTCGCTTCCTCTTCTGTCAGTCCAACACCCGCCACTTCCGGGTCGGTGAAAACGGCATAGGGAACCACGCGATAATGCATTACCGATTTTTTGCCGGCAATCGCTTCCGCCGCCACGATTCCCTCGTGCGAGGCCTTGTGGGCCAAAAGTTTCCCCCCTGCTACATCGCCAATGGCGTAAATATTGGCGACGGATGTGCGCATCTGCCGGTCTGCCTTGATGAAACCTTTCTGGTCAACAACCAGTCCCGCCTTCTGCAGATTCAACCCCTCCGTGTATCCTTTCAATCCAATCGCCACCAAAACGGCATCCACGGTCAAACTGGAAATCTGATTGGGGTTGGCCAGCGGCGCGAAGTTCAACGTGACCGACTCTTTACCCTTGATGGCGGCATCCGTAACCTTGGTGGCGGTGTAAACCTTGATTCCTTTCTTCTCAAAAAGCTGGCGCAAAAGTTTTCCCGCTTCCTTGTCCAGAGAAGGCAGAATTTCATCCATCATTTCAAAAAGGTGAACTTCCGAGCCAAAGGCGCGGTAAATGTCGGCGAACTCGGCGCCGATGGCCCCGGCTCCCAAAATGGCGATTTTTTTCGGAGTCCGCCGGAGTTCGAGCGCCTCTTTGGAGGTGAAAACCAAATCCCCGTCCACCGGCAAGAAGAGAAGCCGGGAGGGTTCCGTGCCGGTGGCCACAATGGCGTTTTTGAATCGCACCAAATCGGTGCCGGCCGAAGTTTTAACTTCCGCCTGATTGGCGCTCAAAAACGAAACCGTTCCCTTCAGGGTAGTGGCTTTGTTCCCTTTCAAAAGCGTCTCCACGCCCCGGGTCATTTGGGTTACTATCGATTCTTTTTTGGTTCGAAGGGCCGCAAGATCAAACGAGATGCCGGAAACTTTGATGCCGTAGTCGCCGGCCGCTTTGATTTCATGCAAAAGCGTGCTGGCGTAAAGGAGGGCCTTGGTCGGAATGCAGCCCCAGTTTAGGCATACGCCTCCCCAAGACTCTTTTTCCACGCAAACGACCTGCTGTCCCAACTGCGCGGCGCGGATGGCCGCCACGTACCCCCCCGGCCCGGAGCCGATTACCAGTGTATCGCACGAATGTTCCGCCATACCATCCTTTCCTCTAAACCGTCAAAAGTAAATAAAAGTGCGCGTAAGTCAAAAGCTTTTTCCGAAGACATAAAAAAGCCCCGCCCGAAGGCGGGGCTCTTTATTCGACCGACTAACGGTTCTCTAACACGGGAAATCCATGTCTAAGAACACGGCGTTCAGTTCCAACACCACGTCGGCTGGGCTTAAAGTTCCGGTGCAGTCCAAGTCGCTGAAGGACAGGTCGCAGTCCCCGGTTCCCAAAAATACGCACTGGAGCATCAACACCACGTCGGCCGGAGTTAAATCCAGCGTGGCGTTCAGATCCCCTTTCAGTTTGCGGGCGACGAAAAGCTTATTGGTTGGCACCAAAAGCATTTCGCTTGAATCCACCTGTACGATGTGGATGCCGAACTGGTCCTGCAAATCCCGTATATGGGGTATCCGCCGCGACGGATAGATTTGGTACGCCACGTAGTGAGTCACCGTGTCGTACACGGGCTCCGGCACCTGCCCGGGGATCTGCTTCCGGGTCGGGGTCATAAAGTAGCGCGCCGCCAGCGAATCGATCCGTTCGAACGGATTGGCCGGGTCCATCAGGTCAAACTGGTCTTGCAGGAGCACCGGCCGCTTGATCGTCCGCGCCTTTTTAATCCGGTAGGACTTGTAGTGATCCAGCCGGTCCGGCGGATTGTGCGGGAATTTCCGCGTGGGAACGAGAAAATGCCGCAGGAGATCGACCCGGACGGTATCGGTCTGGAATTGATTCTGGAACACCACATGCAAACCCTTTAAGAGGTTGTTCCCGAAAGCCCGGTACCAGGAAAGATGGTCGGTCGTATCCACCACGTTGAAGGTGTCTGCCCCGGTGGCGTCGAAGACAATCTTCTGGGTCGGGTTGGACAGGTATAGGATGCTGTCGAATCGCACCGTGCTATCCTTCAAGAACTTCGCGAACTGATCCCGCACATATACCGACCGGAACTGCACCGGATTATCCTGATGCAAAACCCGCCAAGTCTTGTAGTGATTGCGCCCCGTGTCGGGTTGCGGCGGTTCGCAGGCATCGTCATTTCCGTTGCCGTTGCCGTCCCCCAAACAGGCCGGAACCGTGCTGCCTCCGTAAACGGACTGGCACGTCCCCACCGGAACCGAATCGCAGACCTGTACTCCTGTTGGGTCAATATAACAGCAGGCCTCCTCCGGCGGCGGCGGGAAGATTACTTTCAGCTTCCTCGTCGGCACGAGCAAGAGCTCGGCACTGTCGACTTGGACGACATGGATGCCAAACTGGTCCTCGAGATCCCGTATATGGGGTATACGCCGCGTGGGAAAAATCTGATACGCCACGTAATGGGTTATCGTATCGTAAACTGGATCCGGCTGCTGCCCTGGAATCTGCTTCTGCGCCGGGGTCAAAAAGAAGCGCTCCTTCAAGGAATCGATGCGCTCCGGCAGGATTGGCGGCGGACCCATGCGGTCAAACTGGTCCTCCAACTCAATCGGCTGCCGCAAGGTCTTTGCTCCCCGTATCCGGTAGGCCTTGTAGTGATCCAGCCGGATCGGCGGATCGTGCGGGAACTTGCGGGTGGGAACGAGCAAGTATCTCAATCGATCGATGTTGACCGTATCATGACCAAACTGGTTCTGGTATTCTATCCCCAAAAGCGTATCCCTACCGATTGCCCGATACCAAGAAAGATGGTCATTCGTGTCCAAAACGGGATAAGTAACAGGCCCGTTCGGGGTAAAGACCGTCTTTCGAGTTGGATTGGACAGGTATTTAATGGTGTCCAGAACCAAATTGTCCTGCATAAGCTGGTCTTGGACAATCACGGTTTGCGGAAGAATCTGATCTTGCTGGATTACTGTCCAGGTTTTGAAGTGGTTCGGCCCGGTGGTCGGCGGCCCGTCGCAGGCGTCGTCCACGCCGTTGGCGTTGCCGTCACCCAGACAGGCCGGAACAACCGTGCCGCCATAAACGGACTGGCAGGTTCCCGCCGGCACCAGTGCGCACATCAAGCTCCCTGCTGCGCCGGTGAAACAGCAGGCCTCATCCTGCGGCGGTGGCTGGAATCTTATTTTGCAAGTGGGCACCAAAAGAAACTCGCTTTGACGAACCTGAACAATATGAACGCCAAATTGATCCGCGATATCCCTGATCTGCGTATTCGGACGCTTGGGAAATATTTCGTAAGCAACGAAATGAGTCAGCGTGTCAAACGCCGGTTCCGTGTTTTTCTGGGTAGGCGTCAAAAAGTAGCGCGGTATAAGGGTATTAATAAACTCCGGAGTCTGGTCGAATTGATCCAGCAACTGCACAGCCCGCGGAAGCGGTTGCGGATTTCTAATCCGATACGCCTTGTAGTGGTCCAAAAGTTTGGGAGGATGGTGCGGAAACTTCTGGGTGGGAAGCAGGAAATATTCCACCGAGTCGATGAGAATCGTGTCCCGTTGGAATTGATTCTCGAATTCGACCTCCAAATTTGCAGGATTTCCCCTCGCCCGGTACCAGGAAAAATGCTCGGCGGTATCGGCGACGTTGAAACAGCGAATAACTCCGGGTTGCACCTCCACGCACTTTTGAACCGGGTTGGAAAGATACAGGATGCTGTCTAAAACAAGATTATCCTGCATAAACTGGTCCCGCGCGACTACCGTTCGGGTTACGATGGGATCTTGCTGGAAAACGCTCCAGGTCTTGAAGTGACCGGGATCAATAACGGTATGTACCACCGCGGTGAGTTGGCCGATGACCGTATTGAGCCGGCGGCTGGTCAAGGGAATGTTGGTGCCGGGCGGTGTGGTCCAGCTGGCGCCCGGCTGCGGCGGAATGCACAGCAAATTGCCGTTGATAACCCGCACGGGTATGTATTGGTTGCCGGGAAAACCGGTGTACACATCATCCGGCTGTCCGGGAGGAATCGTCCACGGTGCTTGTTCGAACGAGATCTCGGTGAAAACATCAAAGAACGAATTGACACCCGAGGTTTGCCCTGTCGAAGTGGTTCCGGGAGTAAGATGCACTCCCACTCCGCCCCCCATCGGGTTCATTCCGGTCAACTCCAAGGCCAGCATTTCGGTCTGGATGGGATTCGGCGGAGTGTTAAGGGTTCGAACCATCGTGGGACCCATGAGCCGCAGCGACACCGGCTGCGGTCCAATTTGGGCCTGCAAAACGGCATCGGTGGGAAACCGGAATTGGCCGGGCGCCGTATAGCAGCATTGTCCCGTCCCCGGCTGTCCCCAAACCGTTGCCCCGACGGCCAAGGTCATCACGAGGGTTAACCCGAGAATAACGGCCATTCGACTGGACTTTAGAAACATACGACTACTCATCTCATACCTCCTGCATTTTTCGGTTGGCGCCCCGGACTCCGGGGCGCCGTGCTGTTTGAATGGAACACCCCTGTAAAACTTTTTGACAATACTCACCCCTTGCCGAGTTTCCTCTGAGCCAAGAAAACTCGCGCCTCCTTTTGCACCTCCTTCACGAAGGATGGTTGTTCACTCTTGGAACCAAGGACGCTCCCTTTTTCAAACTTGGGACAAAGCTCCCTCGTTCTTTGCCCAATAATTAAGGTACCGTCCCCACCCTATGGACACACCAACAGACCTTTTACAAGCAATTAAAATCTAACTTCCGTCAATGCCTTTTGTCAAGAATTTTTTTGCCTTAACAAGACTAAAGTTGTAATTCTATGGAATTCAACGGGTTTTGGATGTTGCTTATAATTGAACCGTGGTGGAGAAACCCTATATATGGAGTCCAAACAACCTAATGTTGGCTAAGAAACTAACTCTGAGGATAATTCAGCGGTTATAAAGCTACTCCGCGTCGACGATGCCGTATTTCTCCATTTTATAGCGGAGCGTAGACACGGGAACGCCGAGAATACGGGCGGCTTGGGCTTTTACCCCGCGGGCTGATTCCAGAGCCCGGGCGATTTCCTCTTTTTCAAAAAGACAGACCCGTTCTTCGAGCGACCCTCCCCAGTTGAAGGAAAGCCCCGATTGCCGAGGGAAAAACTTTTCGGAGAGCATCTCCTTCGTGGAAGTGCCTCCCGGAGGAGTCAAAGCCACCAGCCGGGACAGTTCATTGGCCAGCTCCCGCACGTTACCGGGATAATCATAGGCAAAAAGGAAACGCAAGACTTCCGGAGAAAGTGTCGGTACCGGCCGGTGGGCCTGTTCCGAAGCACGCCTTAGCAGGTAATCGACCAAAATGGCTATATCTTCCCGCCGCTCGCGGAGGGGGGGGAGGGTTACATTGATGGTGTTCAACCGGTAATATAAATCCTTGCGGAAAAGCCCGGCATCGACTTGGGCCTTAACGTCCCGGTTGGTGGCGGAAATGATGCGAATATCCACTTTGCGCGGCCGGGTCTCTCCCAGACGGAAAAACTCCTTTTCCTCTAAAATTCGCAGAAGCTTCACCTGCATGGAAAGAGGAATTTCCGCCACTTCGTCCAAGTATAGAGTTCCCCCATCCGCTTCTTCCAAAAGCCCTATTTTATCCGCCAAAGCCCCGGTGAAAGCCCCCTTTTTGTGACCGAAAAGTTCCGATTCCAAAATCGACTCCGGCAACGCCGCGCAATTGACCGCCACAAAATGCCCCTTCTTGCGGGAGGAGGAGTAATGAATCGCCTTGGCCAAAAGGTCCTTCCCCGTACCGGTCTCTCCTTCAAGAAGAATGGGCAGGTCGGAATCCTTGACCTGCTCGAGACGGGAAAGCATCCGCTGCATGACCTCGGAACGCGTAATGATGTTTGGAA contains the following coding sequences:
- the lpdA gene encoding dihydrolipoyl dehydrogenase, which produces MAEHSCDTLVIGSGPGGYVAAIRAAQLGQQVVCVEKESWGGVCLNWGCIPTKALLYASTLLHEIKAAGDYGIKVSGISFDLAALRTKKESIVTQMTRGVETLLKGNKATTLKGTVSFLSANQAEVKTSAGTDLVRFKNAIVATGTEPSRLLFLPVDGDLVFTSKEALELRRTPKKIAILGAGAIGAEFADIYRAFGSEVHLFEMMDEILPSLDKEAGKLLRQLFEKKGIKVYTATKVTDAAIKGKESVTLNFAPLANPNQISSLTVDAVLVAIGLKGYTEGLNLQKAGLVVDQKGFIKADRQMRTSVANIYAIGDVAGGKLLAHKASHEGIVAAEAIAGKKSVMHYRVVPYAVFTDPEVAGVGLTEEEATADGIQLRIGKFPFRALGKAIGVSKTDGFVKILADSDSGEVVGAHIIGSHAGDWIAELALAMEMNATAEDIAATIHVHPTMPEAVLEAALDAERRVIHIVKKYA
- a CDS encoding heme-binding beta-barrel domain-containing protein, whose protein sequence is MRKLIALFVFLPVLIFAQAEKKEDVWAPFKFFVGRWEGAGSGEPGDSKVAREYRFVLGGKFLKAESKSTYEPQEKNAKGEVHEDLGLFSYDSGRKKFVLRQFHKEGFVNQYLLDSIAPDSRTITFVTESIENIPSGWRARESYRILSDSEFVETFSLAAPGKEFETYTENRLKRKK
- a CDS encoding acetyl-CoA C-acetyltransferase, translating into MADEVVVLNGARTPFGEFCGSLKNLSATELSVKAASEAIKRSGVKPEWIDQVVFGNVMQTSGDAIYFARHIGLKCGLPQAVPALTVNRLCGSGLEALVCGTRLIRTGEAEFVLVGGGESMSQAPHVIRGARWGLELGKAQMEDSLWVALVDSYNNLGMANTAENLAERYKISREACDEFAFISQTRAAAAQKKCLLSEEIVPVEVKGRKGETLLIENDEHIRPDTTMEGLAKLRAVFKKDGVVTAGNASGINDGAGALVLTSKAKAKELDLPYLGKVIAWSAVGVDPDIMGIGPADAIRSLLKKARVGMDEIDLFEINEAFAAQYLAVEKELELPRERTNVNGGAVALGHPLAASGARLSLALLMEMKRRKSRYGIASLCIGGGQGIACLFEREKES